One segment of Cervus canadensis isolate Bull #8, Minnesota chromosome 32, ASM1932006v1, whole genome shotgun sequence DNA contains the following:
- the LITAFD gene encoding lITAF domain-containing protein: MSVYQELFRVPRLLSPNPVQFTCPYCMNRIITVTTPVPGVLTWLMCTGIFMAGCLLGCCLIPFCVDSLMDVRHTCPVCLQELFLYKRL; the protein is encoded by the exons ATGTCTGTTTACCAAG AACTGTTCAGGGTGCCGAGGCTGCTGTCCCCAAATCCGGTACAGTTCACGTGTCCATACTGCATGAACCGGATCATCACCGTGACCACGCCGGTCCCAGGCGTGCTCACCTGGCTCATGTGCACCGGCATCTTCATGGCCGG GTGTCTCTTGGGCTGCTGCCTCATCCCCTTCTGCGTGGACAGCTTGATGGACGTGAGGCACACGTGCCCCGTGTGTCTGCAGGAGCTCTTCCTCTACAAACGCCTGTGA